DNA from Amycolatopsis sp. DSM 110486:
TGGCTGCACACGCAAGGCGTGCCGTGGGAGCGGGCGCGCGGCCCGCACTCCGCGCTCGCGGCGCCTGACGGTGAGCTCGTGACGCACGCCGCGCTGTTCAGCCGCCGCGCACCGGGGCTCACGTGCTTCGGCGAGCTGGAGGCCTACGGGCGATCGGGCGTGCGCGGCAGCGTCTCGCGGCCGGTGAACAACTCGAAGGGCTGCGGCGGTGTGATGCGGGTGGCGCCCGTCGCGCTGTGGTCCGCCGACCCGGCCGAGGTGTTCCGGCTCGCCGCCGAGTTCGCGGCTCTGACCCACGGTCACCCGAGCGGGTATTTGTCGGCCGGCGCCTTCGCCGTGATCGTGCAGCAGTTGCTGGCCGGTTCGCCGCTGCTCGACGCCGTCGCTGTGTCCAGAGCCGAGCTGGTCCGCCACCCCGGTCACGAGGAGCAGGAAGCCGCGCTGGCGCAGGCCCTCGCGATGTCCGGCCCGCCGACGCCGGAGCGGCTGGCCGAGCTGGGTGAGGGCAACGTCGGCGAGACGGCGCTGTCGATGTCCGTGTACGTCGCGCTGACCACCGAAGATCCGGATTCCGCGCTGCTCGCGGCCGTGAACCACAGCGGCGACAGCGATTCCACGGGTTCGGTCTGCGGCAACCTCGTCGGCGCGATGTACGGCGAAGCGGCGCTGCGCGTCAGCTGGCTGGAGCGGCTCGAACTGCGGGACGTGATCGCGCGGCTGGCGGACGACGCGCTCGCCGAGTTCGGCCCCGACTCACCGAGTGACGAGGGTTGGTTCACGCGTTACCCGGTCGACTAAGTTCTTTCCCGGTCACCGGGGGAATTGGGGAGGAACCTGACGTGCGCTACCGGGTAGAGGCGGGAGACCGCCCGGACGGTTTGTACGCGACGCTGGACGACCGCACGTTCGCGGCCGAGCGCTCGACCACCGACGGCACGCTGCTGCTGTCCGTACCGCCGGACGAAGAGGCGCCCGCCGGGTTCGACCGCGAGCACGAGGGTCGCCCGGCGCGCGTGGTGCTGGCCACCGAGGTGCCGGCGACGTTCACGCTGCGCACGTACTGCGAGTACGACGACGAGCTGTTCGAGGTCGCGCCCGGAGACGGCAAGGAGCTGACGCTGCGCTGGACGCAGCACGACCCGGCGCGCGCCGCGCAGCTCGGCCTCACCGACTTCTCGACGACGGCCGAGGCCAAGCGCGTCACGGGCCTGTGGCAGCTGCGCCGCGACCAGGGCGAGCCGCGCCCGGAGCTCGACGCCGACCACGGCGCCCTGCTGCGCGCGATCGGCCGCACGCTGCGCGCCGTGCCCGGCGGCTGGACGCGCGTCGCCGCGCAGTTCCGGCAGGTCGGGGACTACGCGGAGCTGGAGGTCCGCGCGGTCGGCGACGAAAACGGGCCGGTGTCCGTGTCGCTGCCCGCGCCGCCGAAGCTGAGCGCGTTGTTCGCACGACTGCGCGCGGCGATGTACTCGCCCGACACCGGCACGTGGTTCCAGGGCACCTTCACGCTCGACACCGAGGCGCAGTTCGACTTCGACTTCGACTCCGAGCACGAGCCCACCTGGCGCGTCCCGC
Protein-coding regions in this window:
- a CDS encoding ADP-ribosylglycohydrolase family protein, which gives rise to MEAQRLRGCLLAGAIGDALGAKTEFDSIERIRELTGPAGITDFIPAYGGEGRFTDDTQMTLFTLEALIRAHAQQRRTGSADVVQSVQLAYQRWLHTQGVPWERARGPHSALAAPDGELVTHAALFSRRAPGLTCFGELEAYGRSGVRGSVSRPVNNSKGCGGVMRVAPVALWSADPAEVFRLAAEFAALTHGHPSGYLSAGAFAVIVQQLLAGSPLLDAVAVSRAELVRHPGHEEQEAALAQALAMSGPPTPERLAELGEGNVGETALSMSVYVALTTEDPDSALLAAVNHSGDSDSTGSVCGNLVGAMYGEAALRVSWLERLELRDVIARLADDALAEFGPDSPSDEGWFTRYPVD